From Streptomyces sp. NBC_00775, one genomic window encodes:
- a CDS encoding LysM peptidoglycan-binding domain-containing M23 family metallopeptidase, producing the protein MPAKGKHRRPKSQRFTRSIAVAGTGGAALALPLMGATGAHAATPTATVAKAAEKAAEKTATAAPAAAKKAAGTKTYAVKAGDWLSKIADEQNVSGGWKKLYSDNRSAVGSDPSLIHPGLKLTIGKKAASGSVTRSSAKTTPSSTKSTTSAADTATATTAANTASTSSSSGYTLPVEGATVGTGYKVAGSMWSSGYHTGVDFVVPTGTTIKAIAAGTVVSAGWGGAYGNQVVIQHADGQYSQYAHMSALSVSAGQTVTAGQQIGLSGATGNVTGPHLHFEIRTTPNYGSDVDPVAYLRSHGVAVG; encoded by the coding sequence ATGCCCGCGAAGGGTAAGCACCGCCGTCCCAAGTCCCAGCGTTTCACCCGCTCGATCGCCGTGGCCGGAACCGGCGGCGCCGCGCTCGCGCTGCCTCTGATGGGGGCCACCGGCGCCCATGCCGCGACCCCGACGGCCACCGTCGCGAAGGCCGCCGAGAAGGCCGCGGAAAAGACCGCCACCGCCGCTCCCGCGGCCGCCAAGAAGGCGGCCGGGACGAAGACCTACGCGGTGAAGGCCGGCGACTGGCTCTCGAAGATCGCCGACGAGCAGAACGTGAGCGGCGGCTGGAAGAAGCTCTACTCCGACAACCGCTCGGCCGTCGGCAGCGACCCGTCGCTGATCCACCCCGGTCTGAAGCTGACGATCGGCAAGAAGGCCGCGTCCGGCAGCGTCACCCGGTCGTCCGCCAAGACGACGCCTTCGTCCACCAAGTCGACGACGTCGGCCGCGGACACCGCCACGGCCACCACGGCCGCCAACACCGCCTCCACCAGCAGCAGTTCCGGCTACACCCTGCCGGTCGAGGGCGCCACCGTCGGCACCGGCTACAAGGTGGCGGGCAGCATGTGGTCCAGCGGCTACCACACCGGCGTGGACTTCGTGGTCCCGACCGGCACCACGATCAAGGCCATCGCCGCGGGCACCGTCGTCTCGGCCGGCTGGGGCGGCGCGTACGGCAACCAGGTCGTCATCCAGCACGCCGACGGCCAGTACTCCCAGTACGCCCACATGTCCGCGCTCTCCGTCTCGGCGGGCCAGACGGTGACCGCGGGCCAGCAGATCGGCCTCTCCGGCGCGACCGGCAACGTCACCGGACCGCACCTGCACTTCGAGATCCGCACCACCCCGAACTACGGCTCGGACGTGGACCCGGTCGCGTACCTGCGCTCGCACGGTGTCGCCGTCGGCTGA
- a CDS encoding tyrosine-protein phosphatase translates to MTQQVPSTEPELAGVRNFRDVGGLPTTDGRRVKHGQLFRSGHLAHATEEDAAFLSSLGLHTIFDFRNASDQKLEGPDVELPGVRNMNLPLTDPADGSEFWKMVRDGEIDQLRSILADGKAANRMITSYRTIIKERTAEHSQVLHAMAEDSVPALMHCAAGKDRAGLSIAVTLLAVGVERDAIVADYLESNAKHRRYKVHRNGSSASAYSPEVMELLSPLFDARAEYLTAAFETIEETWGGVDPYLERALRITPELRERLRERLLD, encoded by the coding sequence GTGACGCAGCAGGTCCCGTCGACCGAGCCCGAGCTGGCAGGAGTGCGCAACTTCCGGGACGTGGGCGGCCTGCCCACCACGGACGGTCGGCGGGTGAAGCACGGGCAGCTGTTCCGCAGCGGCCACCTGGCGCACGCCACCGAGGAGGACGCCGCGTTCCTCTCCTCCCTGGGCCTGCACACGATCTTCGACTTCCGCAATGCCTCCGACCAGAAGCTGGAAGGCCCGGACGTCGAGCTGCCGGGCGTGCGGAACATGAATCTTCCGCTGACCGACCCGGCCGACGGCTCCGAGTTCTGGAAGATGGTCCGCGACGGCGAGATCGACCAGCTCCGCTCGATCCTCGCGGACGGCAAGGCCGCGAACCGCATGATCACCTCGTACCGCACGATCATCAAGGAGCGCACGGCCGAGCACTCCCAGGTGCTGCACGCGATGGCCGAGGACAGCGTGCCGGCGCTGATGCACTGTGCGGCGGGCAAGGACCGCGCGGGCCTGTCGATAGCCGTGACGCTCCTCGCCGTCGGCGTCGAGCGCGACGCGATCGTGGCCGACTACCTGGAGTCGAACGCGAAGCACCGCCGCTACAAGGTGCATCGCAACGGCAGCTCCGCCTCCGCGTACTCCCCCGAGGTCATGGAGCTGCTGAGCCCGCTGTTCGACGCGCGCGCCGAGTACCTGACGGCGGCCTTCGAGACGATCGAGGAGACCTGGGGCGGGGTCGACCCCTACCTGGAGCGGGCGCTGCGGATCACCCCGGAGCTGCGGGAACGGCTGCGCGAGCGGCTGCTGGACTGA
- a CDS encoding exo-rhamnogalacturonan lyase family protein — protein sequence MPSEVPVPGVYRRTVIKGAAAAAATAPFSWALSRSAAAAPPAGGDTALRWLEGTAPDTHAGTVWGVPWSRGTHQPGQTFRLATASGDEVPVQSWVTGHWPDGSVKWTAHAIAPGAPKAETYTLSAGTPAAPSQQLRVTRSGGRIEVSTGVITVAFGAKGSDTVVRSVRRGAAEIARDGRLVALRQGSLRDGVATEDFTGRIERAEVEQDGPVRAVIRVEGRHRHGGRGWLPFVLRFSFHAGAESFRLVHSFVWDGEQEPGKADGDFLRGLGVRFSVPLSDQPYDRHIRLADSGGGLFSEAVQGVTGLRRDPGEAVRTAQIAGEKLPDTSTWDTRVSSRLAYIPRWGDFTLTQPTADGYVIRKRTKDGHGWIQAAAGRRAGGFGHVGGPSGGLSFGLRDFWQRHPTQLDIRGAATDTAEVTLWLYSPEAQPLDLRFYHDGLGQDTYEKQAEGLEITYEDYEPGFGTPYGIARTSELTFWAHESTPSAADLAAQAAAVATPPLLTATPERLHSAGIFGDWAPVDRSNAAREVIEDHLDDLFAYYRDQREDRRWYGFLDYGDVQHTYDNDRHVWRYDVGGFAWDNSELGTDLWLWYHFLRTGSAEVFRFAEAMTRHTGEVDVYHLGKRAGLGTRHGVQHYADSAKQVRISTAANRRFYYFLTGDERTGDLLRELVDVELTFLEVDPQRKVRNDGYAPGDRHALSVGFGTDWGGLSAAWLTEWERRGPHADKARTKLVNSLRTIAAQPNGFFTGTGLLDADTGEFAVTTDKAVNVSHLSAVFGLVETNSEIVSLLGDDEPEFAAAWLDYAQYYNATNAEKTALTGSTWKSALPAAHSRITAYAARHKDDPTLAKRAWNEFYTGTDTYFPSNDWSRVTIRTPAVLRTTEEIPWISTNSSAQWALAAIQNLALIGDRIPS from the coding sequence ATGCCTTCGGAGGTCCCCGTGCCCGGCGTCTACCGACGCACCGTCATCAAGGGCGCCGCAGCCGCGGCCGCCACCGCTCCGTTCTCCTGGGCGCTCTCCCGAAGCGCCGCCGCCGCGCCGCCGGCCGGGGGCGACACCGCACTGCGCTGGCTGGAGGGCACGGCGCCCGACACCCACGCGGGCACCGTCTGGGGCGTGCCCTGGTCCCGCGGCACCCACCAGCCCGGCCAGACGTTCCGGCTGGCCACCGCCTCCGGCGACGAGGTGCCCGTGCAGAGCTGGGTCACCGGCCACTGGCCCGACGGCTCGGTGAAGTGGACCGCGCACGCCATCGCGCCGGGCGCGCCCAAGGCCGAGACGTACACACTCTCCGCGGGTACCCCGGCCGCTCCCTCGCAGCAGCTGAGAGTCACCCGCTCCGGCGGCCGGATCGAGGTGTCGACCGGTGTCATCACGGTGGCCTTCGGCGCGAAGGGCTCCGACACCGTCGTACGCAGTGTCCGACGCGGCGCGGCCGAGATCGCCCGGGACGGACGGCTGGTCGCCCTGCGCCAGGGTTCGCTGCGCGACGGCGTCGCGACGGAGGACTTCACGGGCCGGATCGAGAGGGCCGAGGTCGAGCAGGACGGGCCGGTCCGCGCCGTCATCCGGGTCGAGGGCAGGCACCGGCACGGCGGCCGGGGCTGGCTGCCCTTCGTGCTGCGCTTCTCCTTCCACGCCGGCGCCGAGTCCTTCCGGCTGGTGCACTCCTTCGTCTGGGACGGCGAGCAGGAGCCGGGCAAGGCGGACGGCGACTTCCTGCGAGGCCTCGGTGTCCGCTTCTCCGTGCCGCTGAGCGATCAGCCGTACGACCGCCACATCCGCCTCGCAGACTCCGGCGGGGGTCTCTTCAGCGAGGCGGTCCAGGGCGTCACAGGACTGCGCAGGGATCCCGGCGAGGCGGTGCGCACCGCGCAGATCGCCGGCGAGAAGCTGCCCGACACCTCGACCTGGGACACCCGCGTGTCGAGCCGCCTCGCGTACATCCCGCGGTGGGGCGACTTCACGCTCACCCAGCCGACGGCCGACGGCTATGTGATCCGCAAGCGCACCAAGGACGGACACGGCTGGATCCAGGCCGCGGCCGGACGGCGGGCCGGTGGCTTCGGCCATGTCGGTGGCCCGAGCGGCGGACTCTCCTTCGGGCTGCGGGACTTCTGGCAACGGCACCCCACGCAGCTCGACATCAGGGGCGCCGCCACGGACACGGCCGAGGTCACCCTCTGGCTCTACTCGCCCGAGGCACAACCGCTCGACCTGCGCTTCTACCACGACGGCCTCGGCCAGGACACATACGAGAAGCAGGCCGAGGGCCTGGAGATCACATACGAGGACTACGAGCCGGGCTTCGGGACCCCGTACGGGATCGCCCGGACCAGTGAACTGACCTTCTGGGCCCACGAGTCGACCCCGAGCGCGGCGGATCTCGCGGCGCAGGCCGCCGCCGTCGCCACCCCGCCGCTGCTCACCGCCACCCCCGAACGCCTGCACTCCGCGGGGATCTTCGGCGACTGGGCGCCGGTCGACCGCTCGAACGCGGCCCGCGAGGTCATCGAGGACCACCTCGACGACCTCTTCGCCTACTACCGCGACCAGCGCGAGGACCGCCGCTGGTACGGCTTCCTCGACTACGGCGACGTGCAGCACACCTACGACAACGACCGGCACGTCTGGCGCTACGACGTCGGCGGTTTCGCCTGGGACAACTCCGAGCTGGGCACCGACCTGTGGCTCTGGTACCACTTCCTGCGCACCGGCTCCGCCGAGGTGTTCCGCTTCGCGGAGGCCATGACGCGGCACACCGGTGAGGTCGACGTGTACCACCTGGGGAAGCGGGCCGGGCTCGGCACCCGGCACGGGGTGCAGCACTACGCGGACAGTGCCAAGCAGGTCCGTATCTCCACGGCCGCCAACCGCCGCTTCTACTACTTCCTCACGGGCGACGAGCGCACCGGCGACCTGCTGCGCGAACTCGTCGACGTGGAGCTGACGTTCCTGGAGGTCGACCCGCAGCGCAAGGTCCGTAACGACGGCTACGCGCCCGGCGACCGGCACGCCCTGTCCGTCGGATTCGGCACCGACTGGGGCGGGTTGTCGGCGGCCTGGCTCACCGAGTGGGAGCGACGCGGCCCGCACGCGGACAAGGCCCGTACGAAACTGGTGAACTCCCTGCGGACGATCGCCGCCCAGCCCAACGGCTTCTTCACCGGCACCGGTCTTCTCGACGCCGACACCGGCGAGTTCGCGGTCACGACGGACAAGGCGGTGAACGTCTCGCATCTGTCCGCCGTCTTCGGACTCGTCGAGACCAACAGCGAGATCGTGTCGCTGCTCGGCGACGACGAGCCCGAATTCGCCGCCGCCTGGCTGGACTACGCGCAGTACTACAACGCCACGAACGCCGAGAAGACCGCGCTGACCGGCTCGACCTGGAAGTCCGCGCTGCCCGCCGCGCACTCCCGGATCACGGCCTACGCGGCACGGCACAAGGACGATCCGACGCTCGCCAAGCGCGCGTGGAACGAGTTCTACACCGGCACCGACACGTACTTCCCGTCCAACGACTGGTCGCGCGTGACCATCAGGACCCCGGCCGTGCTCCGTACCACCGAGGAGATTCCCTGGATCTCCACCAACTCCTCGGCGCAGTGGGCCCTCGCGGCGATCCAGAACCTGGCGCTCATCGGCGATCGGATCCCGTCATGA
- a CDS encoding rhamnogalacturonan lyase family protein, whose protein sequence is MRPRRLGAIAAVTLLAGLVATPSQGAEASTRRVVENLDRGLVAVPSGQGTFLSWRLLGTEYARYGNAIAFNVYKGGRRLNHEPVTKSTTYQDNSPGTGTYTVRAVVNGHEQKPSSAALGFAEGYAEIPLATADGYTVQHAWPGDLDGDGRYELVVSRLATDRTKPDLLEAYTLTGERLWRVDLGPGSYTQVSGNGANDPAPAAISGSTAIGGYRNDDNVTVYDLDSDGKAEVLVHTADGTTFADGSKVTADSPANQFISVIDGERGTERTRQPVPDDLVADGPSGGHFGIAYLDGEHPSLVTKLVTRVGARRGSFRILFQTWDFNGTDLTRRWKYVVPSDSGATSFHQIRTVDVDQDGKDEIADGNYVVNSDGTLRYVVDGAGHGDRFDIADLDPDRPGLEGFAIQQSELGVVSKFPWYYYDADTGERLVTGEHPANPTSDADLDVGRGSAADIDPSHPGYEYWTSTADVTRPGAGVFNVQDGKVSTTTPSVNFRIWWDGDKGAELLDSTHVDEWDPKTETSARLFDPDGVVSGARNATPFYGDLLGDWREEILAETGDHTALRLYTTTEPTKTRLYTLAQNPEYRLGWTVRGYLQSTYTDYYLGTGTRRVPKPAITTTSTEGDASHDNHS, encoded by the coding sequence GTGAGACCTCGAAGACTCGGAGCGATCGCCGCCGTCACGCTGCTGGCCGGCCTCGTCGCCACCCCGTCTCAGGGTGCCGAGGCCTCCACGCGCCGCGTCGTGGAGAACCTGGACCGCGGCCTGGTCGCCGTCCCCTCGGGCCAAGGCACCTTCCTGAGCTGGCGGTTGCTCGGCACGGAGTACGCCCGCTACGGGAACGCCATCGCGTTCAACGTCTACAAGGGCGGCCGACGGCTCAACCACGAACCGGTCACCAAGTCGACCACCTACCAGGACAACAGCCCCGGCACGGGCACGTACACCGTGCGCGCCGTCGTCAACGGTCATGAGCAGAAACCGAGTTCAGCGGCGCTCGGCTTCGCCGAGGGGTACGCGGAAATCCCGCTGGCCACTGCCGACGGCTACACCGTGCAGCACGCCTGGCCCGGGGACCTCGACGGGGACGGGCGGTACGAGCTCGTCGTCAGCCGCCTCGCCACCGACCGGACCAAGCCCGACCTCCTGGAGGCGTACACGCTCACCGGTGAACGCCTGTGGCGCGTCGACCTCGGGCCCGGCTCGTACACCCAGGTGTCCGGGAACGGCGCCAACGACCCGGCGCCCGCCGCGATCAGCGGCTCGACGGCGATCGGCGGCTATCGCAACGACGACAACGTCACCGTCTACGACCTCGACAGCGACGGGAAGGCCGAGGTGCTGGTGCACACGGCCGACGGGACCACCTTCGCGGACGGCTCGAAGGTGACGGCCGACTCGCCCGCGAACCAGTTCATCTCGGTGATCGACGGCGAGAGGGGCACCGAACGCACCCGGCAGCCCGTGCCCGACGACCTCGTGGCCGACGGCCCCTCCGGCGGCCACTTCGGGATCGCGTACCTCGACGGCGAACACCCCAGCCTGGTCACGAAGTTGGTCACGCGGGTCGGCGCCAGGCGTGGCTCCTTCCGGATCCTCTTCCAGACATGGGACTTCAACGGGACCGATCTGACCCGGCGTTGGAAGTACGTCGTCCCGTCCGACAGCGGCGCCACCAGCTTCCACCAGATCCGGACCGTCGACGTCGACCAGGATGGCAAGGACGAGATCGCCGACGGCAACTACGTCGTCAACAGTGACGGCACGCTGCGGTACGTGGTCGACGGCGCCGGACACGGCGACCGCTTCGACATCGCGGACCTGGACCCCGACCGGCCGGGCCTGGAGGGCTTCGCCATCCAGCAGTCCGAACTGGGCGTCGTATCGAAGTTCCCCTGGTACTACTACGACGCCGACACCGGGGAGCGCCTGGTGACCGGCGAACACCCGGCGAACCCGACCAGCGACGCCGACCTCGACGTCGGCCGGGGCAGCGCCGCCGACATCGACCCGTCCCACCCCGGCTACGAGTACTGGACCTCCACGGCCGACGTCACCCGGCCCGGCGCCGGCGTCTTCAACGTCCAGGACGGCAAGGTCTCCACGACCACCCCCAGCGTCAACTTCCGCATCTGGTGGGACGGCGACAAGGGCGCCGAACTCCTCGACTCCACGCACGTCGACGAGTGGGACCCGAAGACCGAGACCAGCGCCAGGCTCTTCGACCCGGACGGCGTCGTCTCCGGCGCCCGCAACGCGACCCCGTTCTACGGCGACCTGCTCGGCGACTGGCGCGAGGAGATCCTCGCCGAGACCGGCGACCACACCGCGCTGCGCCTCTACACCACCACCGAACCGACGAAGACCCGCCTCTACACGCTCGCCCAGAACCCTGAGTACCGCCTCGGCTGGACCGTACGCGGCTATCTCCAGTCGACGTACACGGACTACTACCTGGGCACCGGGACCCGGCGGGTGCCGAAGCCCGCGATCACCACCACCTCGACTGAAGGAGACGCCTCTCATGACAACCACTCGTAG
- a CDS encoding helix-turn-helix domain-containing protein, with product MSPAEPGAVEEPSVELPAVAPQLRELRRRASLTLEAASRAAGLSPAHLSRLETGQRQPSLPMLLALARIYGTTVSELLGETVADRDAIVRAADMDPTPAGGWTYWQAGAPGRGMQALRVHVPYGSQGDIVRVHPGEEWLYVLQGRLRLRLGDTAHQLAPGDSAHFDSLTPHRIAAADRGGAELLFVHTLLQSPTAALCLGPATGHPTSGETS from the coding sequence ATGAGCCCTGCCGAGCCGGGGGCGGTCGAAGAGCCGTCCGTCGAGCTTCCCGCCGTCGCACCACAACTGCGTGAGCTGCGCCGCCGCGCCTCCCTGACCCTGGAGGCCGCCTCCCGTGCCGCCGGGCTCTCGCCCGCCCACCTCTCCCGTCTGGAGACCGGGCAGCGCCAGCCGTCGTTGCCCATGCTGCTCGCGCTGGCCCGTATCTACGGTACGACGGTCTCCGAACTGCTGGGTGAGACGGTCGCCGACCGGGACGCGATCGTGCGCGCCGCCGACATGGACCCGACCCCCGCGGGCGGCTGGACCTACTGGCAGGCGGGCGCGCCCGGTCGCGGCATGCAGGCGCTGCGCGTACACGTTCCCTACGGCTCGCAGGGCGACATCGTGCGCGTCCACCCCGGCGAGGAGTGGCTGTACGTCCTCCAGGGGCGGCTGCGGCTGCGCCTCGGGGACACCGCGCACCAGCTCGCGCCGGGCGACAGCGCGCACTTCGACTCACTCACCCCGCACCGCATCGCCGCCGCCGATCGCGGCGGTGCGGAGCTCCTGTTCGTCCACACCCTGCTGCAGAGCCCCACCGCCGCGCTGTGCCTCGGCCCGGCGACGGGGCACCCGACCTCGGGAGAGACGTCATGA
- a CDS encoding GDSL-type esterase/lipase family protein, with protein MSRTFLIGAVTAGVLCALTPAVSASPVSVSGTSNVVRPDDRRLAYEGHWGRTATSATTVNSGSRLRLRFTGGTLHALFDVSSITVPAQIYVSVDGGPKRLYAVDRDDLDIALPGRGTHTAEISVKDVSSRANRWTPPLETGVVLTGLRLDEGARLLPQHALPGPRLAFYGDSITQGVMALCEVNTSDCADGTAAYPTLVADDLHASLTQVGFGRQGVLRTGNGGVPAAGDAYGWNYADSRADSDRRADVIVVNQGTNDAAYGTEEFRAAYRAYLDRLRSAAPHARILALRPFGGEHADDIAAVVRELADPHAEFVDTTGWISPEDGDFNGTVHPNAQGHRKVADRLASLIKSKEH; from the coding sequence ATGAGTCGTACGTTCCTGATCGGGGCGGTGACGGCCGGTGTGCTGTGCGCGCTGACTCCTGCGGTGTCCGCATCGCCCGTCTCTGTGTCTGGCACGTCGAACGTCGTACGCCCCGATGACCGGCGTCTTGCCTACGAAGGGCACTGGGGGAGGACGGCGACGTCCGCGACGACCGTCAACTCCGGCTCGCGGCTGCGCTTACGCTTCACCGGCGGCACCCTGCACGCCCTCTTCGACGTCTCGTCGATCACCGTGCCGGCACAGATCTATGTGTCGGTGGACGGTGGGCCGAAGCGGCTGTACGCCGTCGACCGGGACGACCTCGACATCGCCCTGCCGGGCCGGGGGACGCACACCGCCGAGATCTCCGTGAAGGACGTCTCCTCGCGGGCCAACCGCTGGACTCCGCCTCTGGAGACCGGAGTCGTCCTCACCGGATTGCGGCTGGACGAGGGCGCGCGCCTGCTTCCCCAACACGCCCTGCCAGGGCCCCGGTTGGCCTTCTACGGCGACTCCATCACCCAAGGCGTCATGGCGCTGTGCGAGGTGAACACCTCCGACTGCGCCGACGGCACGGCCGCCTATCCGACCCTGGTCGCCGACGATCTGCACGCCTCCCTCACCCAGGTCGGCTTCGGCAGACAGGGCGTCCTCCGGACCGGCAACGGGGGAGTCCCGGCCGCCGGGGACGCGTACGGCTGGAACTACGCGGATTCCAGGGCGGATTCGGACCGCCGCGCCGATGTGATCGTCGTGAACCAGGGGACGAACGACGCGGCGTACGGCACGGAGGAGTTCCGGGCCGCCTATCGGGCGTACCTGGACCGGCTGCGGTCGGCCGCCCCGCACGCCCGCATCCTCGCGCTGCGCCCCTTCGGCGGTGAGCACGCCGACGACATCGCCGCCGTCGTCCGTGAACTCGCCGACCCGCACGCCGAGTTCGTCGACACCACGGGCTGGATCTCCCCGGAGGACGGGGACTTCAACGGGACCGTCCACCCGAATGCCCAGGGTCACCGCAAGGTGGCCGACCGGCTCGCTTCACTGATCAAGAGCAAGGAGCACTGA
- a CDS encoding DUF6126 family protein yields the protein MEERFPRSLWVRLIIYIAVGHLFAAFIFLLFTLGAHNQ from the coding sequence ATGGAGGAGCGGTTCCCCCGCTCCCTCTGGGTGCGACTGATCATCTACATCGCTGTCGGCCACCTCTTCGCGGCCTTCATCTTCCTGCTGTTCACGCTGGGCGCGCACAACCAGTAG
- a CDS encoding alpha-galactosidase produces MIEVGTDGRTWLLSGPTSSYALRLTDLDELLHLHWGPRIALADAEAFAALPAPQYWPFESPLDGREEYPVEGGPRFVRPALSVRTDERRGTEWRFEEHEADGDELRLRFSDAGLGITLHYRMRGDVVERWVTLANQGPALELLRADSATWTLPERDGWRLSQLHGRWAAESRLVRSPLTYGEKVIGSRRGHTGHQHLPWVALDSEATEESGEVYGCALGWSGSWRIAVAQLPDARVQISGGAGYDDSGLLRLEPGESFTTPVFAGLWSDGGFGGASRAWHAYQRAYVIPDADQDRPVLFNSWEATTFDISEDQQGVLARRAAAMGVELFVVDDGWFGTRTSDRAGLGDWTPNPDRFPAGLKPLGDYVHALGMQFGIWVEPEMVNPDSELYRAHPDWVQFQPGRTRTEYRNQLVLNLARPDVQEYLWGQLDGLLSSAPIDYVKWDFNRCFTDAGWPGERYPQKLWVEHVEALYALLDRLRAAHPKVAFESCSGGGGRIDLGVMARTDQVWTSDNTDPLDRLAIQHGFGQIHPARIMAAWVTDSPNTQLNGRVSSLRFRFVSAMAGVLGVGGDLAEWSEEELAEARDWVDLYKEIRPVVQRGDLYRLRPPEGGLSAVQYVHGDETVVLAWLQAQRYGEPVAPLRLRGLDPTQAYECRETGEVHRGAVLLHHGVRTGLRGDLDAAVIRLRRM; encoded by the coding sequence ATGATCGAGGTCGGCACGGACGGTCGTACCTGGCTTCTTTCGGGGCCGACGAGCAGCTACGCGCTACGGCTCACCGACCTCGACGAGCTGCTGCATCTGCACTGGGGCCCACGGATCGCGCTCGCCGACGCCGAGGCATTCGCCGCCCTGCCCGCGCCGCAGTACTGGCCCTTCGAGTCCCCGCTCGACGGGCGCGAGGAATACCCGGTCGAGGGCGGCCCCCGCTTCGTCCGCCCCGCCCTCTCCGTGCGGACGGACGAGCGGCGCGGCACCGAGTGGCGCTTCGAGGAGCACGAGGCGGACGGCGACGAGCTGCGGCTGCGCTTCTCGGACGCCGGGCTCGGCATCACCCTGCACTACCGGATGCGCGGCGATGTCGTCGAACGCTGGGTGACCCTCGCCAACCAGGGCCCCGCCCTGGAGCTGCTGCGCGCCGACTCCGCGACCTGGACACTGCCCGAGCGCGACGGCTGGCGGCTGTCCCAGCTGCACGGGCGCTGGGCTGCCGAGTCCCGGCTCGTGCGTTCCCCCCTCACCTACGGTGAGAAGGTCATCGGCAGCCGGCGCGGACACACCGGTCACCAGCACCTGCCCTGGGTCGCCCTCGACAGCGAGGCGACCGAGGAGAGCGGCGAGGTGTACGGGTGCGCGCTCGGCTGGTCCGGCTCGTGGCGGATCGCCGTGGCCCAGCTCCCCGACGCGCGCGTACAGATCTCCGGCGGCGCAGGGTACGACGATTCCGGGCTGCTGCGACTGGAGCCGGGGGAGTCGTTCACCACCCCCGTCTTCGCCGGACTGTGGAGCGACGGCGGCTTCGGCGGGGCGAGCCGGGCCTGGCACGCGTACCAGCGCGCGTACGTCATCCCGGACGCGGACCAGGACCGGCCGGTGCTGTTCAACTCCTGGGAGGCCACCACCTTCGACATCTCCGAGGACCAGCAGGGGGTGCTGGCGCGGCGGGCCGCCGCGATGGGCGTCGAGCTCTTCGTGGTCGACGACGGCTGGTTCGGGACGCGGACCAGCGACCGGGCCGGGCTCGGCGACTGGACCCCCAACCCGGACCGCTTTCCGGCGGGGCTCAAGCCGCTCGGCGACTACGTGCACGCGCTCGGGATGCAGTTCGGCATCTGGGTCGAGCCGGAGATGGTCAATCCGGACAGCGAGCTGTACCGCGCCCACCCGGACTGGGTGCAGTTCCAGCCGGGGCGAACCAGGACGGAGTACCGCAATCAGCTCGTACTGAACCTCGCCCGCCCGGACGTCCAGGAGTACCTGTGGGGGCAGCTCGACGGCCTGCTCTCCAGTGCGCCGATCGACTATGTGAAGTGGGACTTCAACCGTTGCTTCACGGACGCCGGCTGGCCCGGCGAGCGCTACCCGCAGAAGCTGTGGGTCGAGCACGTGGAGGCCCTGTACGCCCTTCTCGACCGGTTGCGGGCCGCGCACCCCAAGGTCGCCTTCGAGTCGTGCTCGGGCGGTGGCGGCCGCATCGACCTCGGCGTCATGGCGCGTACGGACCAGGTGTGGACCTCCGACAACACCGACCCGCTCGACCGGCTCGCCATCCAGCACGGCTTCGGTCAGATCCACCCGGCCCGGATCATGGCCGCCTGGGTCACGGACAGCCCGAACACGCAGCTCAATGGGCGGGTCAGCTCGCTGCGCTTCCGCTTTGTGAGCGCCATGGCCGGGGTGCTCGGCGTCGGCGGAGACCTGGCCGAGTGGAGCGAGGAGGAGCTCGCCGAGGCGCGGGACTGGGTGGATCTCTACAAGGAGATCCGGCCCGTCGTCCAGCGCGGCGACCTCTACCGGCTGCGGCCCCCGGAGGGCGGGCTGAGTGCGGTGCAGTACGTCCACGGCGACGAGACCGTCGTCCTCGCCTGGCTCCAGGCCCAGCGGTACGGCGAGCCGGTCGCCCCGCTGCGGCTGCGCGGGCTCGACCCGACACAAGCGTATGAGTGCCGCGAAACGGGCGAAGTGCACCGAGGTGCGGTGCTGCTGCATCACGGGGTGCGGACGGGGCTGCGCGGGGATCTCGATGCGGCAGTTATCCGGCTGCGTCGCATGTGA